A part of Palaemon carinicauda isolate YSFRI2023 chromosome 8, ASM3689809v2, whole genome shotgun sequence genomic DNA contains:
- the LOC137645123 gene encoding protein Star-like: MSDVRFNMWLFMSSTWRKLKETLVARSASDMFKGTFKVTFTLAFLLFILQMTTTDVNYKDFIRGSLPGSDSRVIEIVRDRYLTPPSSNPYNLSTDQKYLQYSKSVSWKYIDHYLKQFFINQRKGFFVEAGALDGEFLSNSLWLEQSLGWSGLLVEPDEESYLQILQKHRKAWSSNSCLSPTTFPREAVHVAVKVKDIYPGVPWYYRGASHELGVTLSPRYDGFFEAAENSYFLVHCFPLESYLRALNVTTVDFLSLDIQGSEQGVLKSFPWRDIIVRMVVAELPAEEKDMVDFMEDQGYFWLNSKERLYDEEFIFVRNKDFFIHYRDIEPNPGFYQMAAVSA; the protein is encoded by the exons ATGAGTGACGTTAGGTTTAACATGTGGTTATTCATGTCGTCAACTTGGAGGAAACTTAAGGAAACTCTGGTAGCAAGATCAGCTTCTGATATGTTCAAGGGCACATTCAAAGTGACATTTACCTTAGCGTTTCTGCTCTTCATTTTGCAG ATGACAACAACAGATGTCAACTACAAGGACTTCATTCGTGGCTCTTTACCCGGCAGTGATTCTCGAGTAATTGAAATCGTACGAGATCGATACCTGACACCACCGTCGTCCAATCCTTACAATCTTTCAACTGATCAGAAGTATCTTCAATACAGTAAAAGTGTTTCCTGGAAATACATTGATCATTACTTGAAACAGTTCTTCATAAATCAGAGAAAAGGTTTCTTCGTGGAAGCAGGAGCTCTTGATGGAGAGTTTCTTTCCAATAGCTTGTGGCTCGAACAATCGCTTGGATGGTCCGGCCTGCTCGTTGAGCCAGATGAGGAGAGTTATCTGCAGATCCTCCAGAAGCACAGAAAAGCTTGGTCATCTAATTCGTGTTTATCACCAACCACTTTCCCGAGGGAGGCCGTACACGTTGCAGTCAAAGTAAAGGACATTTACCCAGGGGTTCCTTGGTACTATCGAGGGGCTTCACATGAACTTGGTGTAACACTTTCCCCGAGATATGACGGCTTTTTCGAAGCTGCTGAAAATTCGTACTTTCTGGTGCATTGCTTCCCTCTAGAGTCCTACCTACGGGCTCTGAACGTCACCACGGTCGACTTTCTGTCGTTGGACATCCAAGGAAGCGAACAGGGAGTGCTGAAGTCTTTTCCATGGCGTGACATCATCGTCAGAATGGTTGTTGCTGAACTCCCTGCTGAAGAAAAGGATATGGTTGACTTTATGGAGGACCAAGGCTACTTTTGGTTAAATTCAAAGGAAAGGCTCTATGACGAAGAATTCATCTTTGTTAGAAATAAAGATTTT ttcATTCATTACCGTGACATAGAACCGAACCCTGGATTCTACCAAATGGCTGCTGTAAGTGCCTGA
- the LOC137644850 gene encoding protein Star-like — translation MIWQLLKRKSKTIIIIVLSITVLKTTSVWKMEKETNKGLILSSLRGNDSRILKVIQERYLVAPSSLPYNLSTDPLHIAFSKSASWRYINHYLKEIFTNQTNGFFVEAGALDGEFLSNSLWLEQSFGWTGLLIEPDKDSFQHLLHKHRRAWLSNTCLTPNMYPKEAVHVSLRKKTIYEGIPWNFRGSSHELNVSIAPKYDRLFQLTDKSYSMTQCFPLASYLWALNITTVDFLSLDIQGREQEVMKSFPWRDITIRVIVAEFTEGSQGIVEFMETVGYTWLNSNEALFYEEFIFIRKEELVGRHIACFGI, via the exons ATGATTTGGCAACTTCTGAAGCGAAAATCGAAAACCATAATCATTATCGTTCTTTCAATTACAGTCTTAAAG ACAACATCagtatggaagatggagaaagaaacCAACAAAGGCCTGATCCTAAGTTCATTGCGTGGCAATGACTCACGTATACTGAAAGTCATCCAAGAGCGATATCTCGTGGCACCTTCCTCTCTTCCCTACAATCTATCAACTGATCCTCTACACATCGCGTTTAGCAAGAGCGCTTCCTGGAGATACATAAATCACTACCTAAAAGAGATATTCACTAATCAAACAAATGGCTTCTTCGTGGAGGCCGGAGCCCTGGACGGCGAATTCCTTTCTAACAGTCTATGGCTTGAGCAGTCCTTTGGATGGACTGGACTCCTTATTGAGCCTGATAAGGACAGTTTCCAGCACCTCCTTCATAAACATAGACGGGCTTGGTTATCGAATACCTGTTTGACACCCAACATGTATCCAAAAGAAGCGGTTCATGTATCGCTCAGAAAGAAAACCATTTACGAAGGAATTCCTTGGAACTTCAGAGGTTCCTCCCATGAACTGAATGTATCCATAGCACCAAAATATGACAGATTATTCCAATTAACAGATAAATCTTATTCCATGACGCAGTGCTTCCCTTTGGCCTCTTATTTGTGGGCTCTGAACATAACAACAGTTGATTTTCTCTCCTTGGACATCCAAGGGAGAGAACAAGAGGTGATGAAATCTTTTCCTTGGAGGGATATCACCATCAGAGTGATCGTTGCTGAATTTACTGAAGGCTCTCAGGGCATTGTTGAGTTTATGGAGACCGTTGGCTACACTTGGCTAAACTCAAATGAAGCATTATTTTATGAGgagtttattttcataagaaaagaAGAGCTAGTAGGTCGCCATATTGCATGTTTTGGAATTTAA